The sequence below is a genomic window from Candidatus Poribacteria bacterium.
CTCTCATGGGCAGACTTGATGATCTTCACGGGCAACTGTGCTTTAGAGTCGATGGGTCTCAAGACCTTCGGGTTTGCTGGCGGACGAGAGGATGTCTGGGCACCTGAAGAGGACATCTATTGGGGATCTGAGACCACGTGGCTCGGTGACGAACGCTATACCGGCGATAGGGATCTGGAGAAACCGCTCGGTGCCGTTCAGATGGGGCTCATCTATGTCAATCCACAGGGACCCAACGGGAACCCGGATCCGGTCGCTGCAGCGATAGACATTAGAGAAACGTTCCGGCGCATGGCGATGAACGACGAGGAGACGGTCGCGCTCATCGCTGGCGGACACACGTTTGGTAAGACGCACGGTGCTGCGGATGCGGACGAGTACGTCGGTCCCGAACCCGAAGGCGCGAGCCTTGAGGAGCAAGGACTCGGCTGGAAAAATACCTTTGGCAGCGGCAAGGGTGTCCACACAATCACCAGTGGGTTGGAAGGTGCCTGGACGGCTACGCCGACCCGGTGGGATAACAGTTTCTTTGAGAACCTGTTCAACTACGACTGGGAACTGGAGAAAGGTTCCGGTGGCGCGTGGCAGTGGACTCCCAAGGATGAATCTGCCCAGGACACCGTGCCGGACGCGCACGATCCCTCAAAGAAGCACGCACCGATGATGCTCACGACCGACCTCTCTTTGAAGGCGGATCCGATCTATGCGGAGATTTCCAAACGCTTCTACGAGAACCCGGCGGAATTCGCAGATGCCTTTGCGAAGGCGTGGTATAAACTCACCCACCGCGACATGGGACCTCGCACACGATATATCGGTGCCTTGGTGCCAGAGGAACAGCAGTTGTGGCAAGACCCCGTCCCTAATGTCGATCATGAATTGATTGGAGAACAAGACATCGCTGCCCTCAAGAGCAAGTGTCTCGAATCAGGACTCTCCATTTCCCAACTCGTCTCGACTGCTTGGGCATCTGCGGCGACGTTCCGCGGTACCGACAAGCGCGGGGGTGCTAACGGGGCACGCATTCGCCTCGCACCGCAGAAGGATTGGGAAGTCAACAAGCCGTCCGAACTGCAGGAGGTCCTTCAATCTTTGGAGGCGATTCAAAGCGAATTTAACGGATCGCAGTCCGACGGGAAGAAGGTCTCGCTCGCTGACCTGATCGTTCTGGCGGGGTGCGCAGCGGTCGAGTCGGCTGCGAAGAACGCTGGTGTCGACGTAGCGGTTCCCTTTGCACCGGGACGCACGGACGCGTTGCAGGAACAAACTGACGAGGAATCGTTTGCTGTGCTTGAACCGACAGCCGACGGATTTCGCAACTACCTCGCGAACGGACACGAGAGAACAGCCGAAGAGCTGCTGGTGGATCGGGCACAAATGCTGACACTCACCGCACCTGAGATGACGGTTCTCGTTGGTGGTTTGCGCGTCTTGGATACAGACGTTTGTCAGTCCGGATTCGGCATCCTCACCGAACGACCCGAATCCTTGACGACTGATTTTTTCGTGAATCTACTTGATATGAATACCGAGTGGTCGGCATCCGCTACATCTGAGAATATCTTTGAGGGACGCGATGGCTCGACGGGTGAAATCAAGTGGATGGGCACCCGCGTCGATCTCGTCTTTGGCTCAAACTCCCAACTCCGAGCTATTGCGGAAGTTTACGCCTGTGATGACGCACAAGAGGCGTTTGTACGGGACTTCGTGGTTGCATGGAACAAGGTCATGAATCTCGATCGTTTCGACCTTTCATAAGAATCCGCTGGCGAGGTTTTGCAGCGTACACGCACAAATGCGAAGTGCATTCCTAACCTCGCCAGTTCTCTCATTCCAGCCTTCGTATCTTCCGCCCATGAAAATTCGTTTGACTTTTCCCACGAATCTGTTATCATCTCCCTATGAAGAACGATAAAAAGACAATCTTCGGTTGGTGCATGTACGACTGGGCGAATTCAGCCTATATCACCACTGTGATCGCCGCTATATTGCCGAATTACTTTGCGAAAGCCATTGTAGGCGAAGCCGGTGTTGATATCCTTGGTATGAATATGACTGCTACAACATTATGGGGATATATGTTGGGAACAGCGGCGTTCTGCGTCTTCCTCTTTGCACCCGTACTTGGGGCGATTGCCGATTTTTCCTCAGCAAAAAAGAGATTTCTTATAGGCTTTGCGTATATGGGGAGTCTCTTCGCAACGCTGCTCTATTTTTCCAAGTCTGGCGATGTAGGATTGACTGTTGTGTTATTTCTTGGTTCTCAAATCTGCTTTGTCGGCGGTAATGTTTTCTACGACGCATTTTTACCGCAGATCGCCTCTGAAGACAAAATGGATTCCGTCTCTGCCAGAGGGTATGCTTTCGGGTACGTCGGCGGATCGCTCCAGTTTGCCATTGCACTCGCGCTGGTCGCTATGCAAAAGACCCCAGAGGACCAGGCGATGGCAGCGCGTATCGGGATGGCGATGACAGGCGCGTGGTGGGCAGGCTGGACGTTATTGACGATGAAATACCTAAAAGAGGAGAAAACCCCGTATCAACTCCCAGAAGCCTACCGCAACCGACCGAAAACTCGCGCATACCTCTCCCTCGGCATCAGTCGAACGATTTTAACGGCGAAAAAGGTCGGACGCTTTAAACACCTCACCCTTTTCCTCGTCGCCTATATGATTTACAACGACGGCATCCACACTGTCACGAGCATGGCGACGATCTACGGCACTGAGGAGTTAGGACTTTCGACAACTGCATTGATGGTAACGCTCCTGTTGGTCCAAGTCGTTGCAATCGGTGGCGCGCTGATATTCAGTCGATTGGCGGGCCGTATCGGCGCGAAACGGTCGGTGATGTTTGCATTAGTCCTATGGAGCGGGGTTGTCACCTACGGATATTTTATCCACACCGCAACAGAATTCTTCGTTTTGGGGATGATTGTTGGGATCGTCCTTGGTGGAACGCAGGCACTGAGCCGTTCCTTGTATGGTGCGATGATTCCAGAAAACGCAAGTGCGGAGTTTTACGGGTTCTATTCCGTTTTTAGCAAGTTCTCATCTATTTGGGGTCCCGTAACTTTCGGCGTTATCAAACAGATTACCGGCAGTGCCCGCCTCTCGATTATTTCGTTGATGGTTTTCTTTATCGTTGGGTTGATTCTGTTAGGATTTGTGGATGAGGAAAAAGCGAAAGCGGATAAACTCGCGTTCCAATTTAGCGATACTTAAAATAAGTAGGCGAGGTTTCCCAACCTCGCCATAAAAAATCCATGAAATTTGTGTAATCTGCGATTCAAACAATTAACGTCTCTACCAATCGCTAACTGCTAATTGCCAACTGCTAATTGCCAACCGCTAATTCGCCAACTCAAAAATAATCGGAATTTCAAGCCGTAAACTGAATCCTTCTTGTCCGTCAGGGAACGGTGGATACGGCACGGCATTTCGGACAGCGGCGAGCGCAGCGTTGTCGAGTGCTTTTGATCCGGACGAAATAGTGACTTCGGGATTCCGAACCGTTCCATCTTTGAATAGTGTAAACCGGATGGTTGCAGCGGCACCGGCATCCAAACTTCGGACGCGTGGCGGGAAACGTTGCACCTGTTTAATCCGGTCTCGGACGGCTTTTAGGAACTCGTTAAACGACTGTTTCGCATCTCCCAAGTTCATGGAAGCGAGCTCAAGATTTCCGGGGTCATTGAATTCGGTCTGCGCGAGGTTCGTTCCCATATCCAGCCTTGAAACTAAACTCGTGTTCTCAAACTTCGGTGCCTCAAACTTCGGCATCGTTGTAACAACAGCTGCCTGCCGAGTTCCCGAGAACAGGTTCCGACCGATCCCCACTGTACTAGGTGCCATCACCGGACGTGTAGGAACGTCGTTCGCGAGTAGTGTAAATCGGGCATTGCCTACTGGAATTTTAGCACTCGTCTTGACAACTTGCCCCTTAGGGGCGCGGACTTGAGAGAACTTCGGTTTTGTGGGTTTCCGTTTGGCACGCGGCGGTGTTCGGCGTTTCGTCTGTGGTTTTGACGCTTCTAATACCACACTCTCCACTTTATCCTTGTTCATATCTAACACCGTCTTCTGCACAAAATAGACCGCTCCGGCGATAATCCCAATTACATGCAGCCCAATTGCGAAGGTACCCGCAATCCGCATTGCTTTCTTTTTCCGCGTTTGCACGGCTTCTCGGTTCTGCCGTTGAACGTCGGCAATCGTCATCATATTTTTTTTCTCCCGTTCCTTTCAGCTCAGTAATTAGTCTTCGTAACTCAGTAGTTTATATCTGCCGTTTTTAACAACGACCGAGCCGAGTACTTCCAGCTCCTGTTTCTCCCCAGCGGCGTTCTGTAACGTCAAAACCGTCCCACGCAAAAGATGGAAGCCATCATAGTTTTCCTGCGGTTGATCGAAGCGGATACTCACGAACTGTAGGTGCTGCCCGCCGTAGCGATTCATCCACTTTCTCATACCGATGTTACATTTCGTATTCAGATTCGACCACGCAAATTCACCTGGAAAATTGCTCGGCGGACGACTCGCTGGGAATACCGGCCAAATCCACGCAAGATATTCTTGGCGTTGGACCCGTAGGCGGTTCAACTGTTCAATGTCTTTTCGATTTAATGCGTCAACGACCGCCAGACCGAGTTGGTCCGGCGAGTCGAGACTCTCTTTCCATACCGACGTCTCACATCCAACCCAGCTGCTCCAAACGAAAAGCAGGATTAGAAAGATGTGAGATAGAAAAAAAATAGTGCGTTTCCTAATTCTGTGCACTCGTTGTCCATCCGGTTGTCCAGTTGTTGGACGGGCTCACGCCCCCGATGAAGTTAACGTTTTCAAAGAAACCATCAGCGGGTGGGGCTGCGGGAGAAACCGCGACGGCACCCGCACCGGGTGTGAAATTGGGAGCACTCTTATTGAAGGGTGCTGCCAAGTTCGGATCCGTCTCTTCGTTGTAGTTGGCGGCTGCGAAAGCGGCTTCATCAAAACCGTCGTTGTCTTTTTCGTCGCCGAAATTGCCTTTGCCGTTCTCAAAGAAGATACTGTTTTTGACAACCAGTTTCCCACTATTTGCTTGGGCATGCGTCGCTGCGTTGTTGATATCAAGACCGACTTTATTGAATCCAGTAACAATGAAATTTGCGAATGTGCCAGCGGCACCTTCACGAATCAGCATACCGTTATCGCTTTCAGGGCCTGATGGGTCACCGACGAGCGTGGCGTTGTAGATCGTCGCAGCGGAACGCGGTGTCGCTTCGTTATCTTTACTGCTGTTATCAACTTCAAAACCGTTATCGGCATCATCACCATACTGCTGTACCACGAGGAATTGCGCTTTACCCGTCCAACCATCTGTCCAGTCGAAGGAGTCATCGCGCGCCCCTGTAACAATGACGTATTTAAGGTTGACAGTGCCGCCGAACATTTCAACGCCGTCGTCTTGGTTCATGTGGACTTGGACGTTCTCAACGATTGTACCCGATCCAACGCCTTGGAAGGCGATGCCGTTTAGTTCGTTATCAGGGCTAAACTCAATACCTGCATACTCAACACGGACGTAACGCAGCACACCGCTGCTATCCGCAGGGTTATTTCCGCCGAACGCACCCGTGTCCCCTTCACCGAACGTTACACCTTGGTTC
It includes:
- the katG gene encoding catalase/peroxidase HPI; the encoded protein is LFIRMAWHSAGTYRIHDGRGGAASGTMRFAPLNSWPDNASLDKARRLLWPIKQKYGRKLSWADLMIFTGNCALESMGLKTFGFAGGREDVWAPEEDIYWGSETTWLGDERYTGDRDLEKPLGAVQMGLIYVNPQGPNGNPDPVAAAIDIRETFRRMAMNDEETVALIAGGHTFGKTHGAADADEYVGPEPEGASLEEQGLGWKNTFGSGKGVHTITSGLEGAWTATPTRWDNSFFENLFNYDWELEKGSGGAWQWTPKDESAQDTVPDAHDPSKKHAPMMLTTDLSLKADPIYAEISKRFYENPAEFADAFAKAWYKLTHRDMGPRTRYIGALVPEEQQLWQDPVPNVDHELIGEQDIAALKSKCLESGLSISQLVSTAWASAATFRGTDKRGGANGARIRLAPQKDWEVNKPSELQEVLQSLEAIQSEFNGSQSDGKKVSLADLIVLAGCAAVESAAKNAGVDVAVPFAPGRTDALQEQTDEESFAVLEPTADGFRNYLANGHERTAEELLVDRAQMLTLTAPEMTVLVGGLRVLDTDVCQSGFGILTERPESLTTDFFVNLLDMNTEWSASATSENIFEGRDGSTGEIKWMGTRVDLVFGSNSQLRAIAEVYACDDAQEAFVRDFVVAWNKVMNLDRFDLS
- a CDS encoding energy transducer TonB, giving the protein MMTIADVQRQNREAVQTRKKKAMRIAGTFAIGLHVIGIIAGAVYFVQKTVLDMNKDKVESVVLEASKPQTKRRTPPRAKRKPTKPKFSQVRAPKGQVVKTSAKIPVGNARFTLLANDVPTRPVMAPSTVGIGRNLFSGTRQAAVVTTMPKFEAPKFENTSLVSRLDMGTNLAQTEFNDPGNLELASMNLGDAKQSFNEFLKAVRDRIKQVQRFPPRVRSLDAGAAATIRFTLFKDGTVRNPEVTISSGSKALDNAALAAVRNAVPYPPFPDGQEGFSLRLEIPIIFELAN
- a CDS encoding MFS transporter, with amino-acid sequence MKNDKKTIFGWCMYDWANSAYITTVIAAILPNYFAKAIVGEAGVDILGMNMTATTLWGYMLGTAAFCVFLFAPVLGAIADFSSAKKRFLIGFAYMGSLFATLLYFSKSGDVGLTVVLFLGSQICFVGGNVFYDAFLPQIASEDKMDSVSARGYAFGYVGGSLQFAIALALVAMQKTPEDQAMAARIGMAMTGAWWAGWTLLTMKYLKEEKTPYQLPEAYRNRPKTRAYLSLGISRTILTAKKVGRFKHLTLFLVAYMIYNDGIHTVTSMATIYGTEELGLSTTALMVTLLLVQVVAIGGALIFSRLAGRIGAKRSVMFALVLWSGVVTYGYFIHTATEFFVLGMIVGIVLGGTQALSRSLYGAMIPENASAEFYGFYSVFSKFSSIWGPVTFGVIKQITGSARLSIISLMVFFIVGLILLGFVDEEKAKADKLAFQFSDT